Part of the Mycobacteriales bacterium genome is shown below.
ACCCGACTCCGGCGTTGTGGATGATCGCCTGTAAGGCTCCACGGTCGGCCAGCGTGGCGGCCATGGCGCGGACCTCGTCGAGCGCAGCGAAGTCGGCGATGACGACGTCGTCGAGATCGGGCACCTGGGCCCGCAGCTGTGCGGCGCGCGCGGAGTTCCGGGCGTGCCCTATTACCGCATAGCCGTCGGCGACCAGCTCGCGAGCAGCGGCGAGGCCGAGTCCGTCGGCCGAACCCGTGACAAGGATCGAGCCGTTCACGCCAGCACCGTCCCGCCGTCCACGGTGATGACGATGCCAGTGCCGTGAACCTGCTGCATCGCGTAGACGTAGGCCAGCGCCACGTCCTCGACCTCCGCCACCCGGCCCAGCGGTGTGGCGGCGGCGACGTCGTCGTACATCGCGGCGCGGTCCTGCTCGGACATGCCCGCCCACAGCGGGCTGCGCACCACTCCCGGCGCTACGGCGTTGACCCGCACCGGGGCGAGTTCGACGGCGAGGGCACGGGTCAGGGCACTCATCGCCCCGCACACGCTCGCCCCGAGGGCCCAGCCCGCCCCCGGACGATCGCCCGCCGTGCCACTCGTCAGCGTGATGGAAGCACCGGCCCGCAGCAGCGGAGCAACGGCGCGTACGACGGCGATCGCGCCGAGGAAACGTGTCTCGAAGAAGGACCGGACGATGTCGGGGGTGAGGTCCCGCAATGGGACGAGTTCCAGCGGCTCGCCGGCGGTGTAGACGACATGATCGAGCGGCGCGTGTTGCTGCACCAGCGCCATGACGGATGCCTCGTCGGTGAGGTCGACCGTTGCGCCTTCGGCCTTCTCGGGGAGGGCCGCGAGCGCGGTGTCGACGCTGGCCGGGCGCCGCGAGGCGACGATCGGGGTGGCGCCGCGTTCGACCACGGCCGTCGCGACAGCGAGCCCGATGCCTGACGTGCCGCCGACGATGAGAACACGGGATCCGGAGATACTCATTGCTGAATGCCTTTCGCTGGTGATCGTCGAAGTCCACTCTCGGCGCACGCCGGACGTTTCGTCCAAGACCTGTCCGGTCGTGATCGATACCCGGCGGGTATGGTCGATGTGTGCCGAGCGACCTCGACGTGCGCAAACTGCGCTACTTCGTCGCGGTCGCCGAGACTGGCAACCTGACCCGAGCGGCAGAGCAACTGCACATCGCCCAGCCGGTGCTCACCCGCCAGATCCGAGCGCTGGAGGCGGAACTGCACGCAACGCTGTTCACCCGCTCGGCGCGGGGCACGGACCTCACCGCGGCCGGGCGGCAGCTGTTGGAGGACGCGCGTCCCGTTCTGCAGGCGGCGATTGCCCTGCAGCGACGGGTTCGGATCGCCGAACGTGGGACTTCGCGGTTCACGATCGGTTTCATGCCGGGACTGGTCGTGACGACCGCGGCGCGGCGGTTCCGCGAGCGGCACCCCGGCATGGACATCGACGTCCTGCGCACGTCGTGGGCCGATCAGACCGATGTCGTGCACGACGGCCGCGTCGATGTCAGTTTCGTGCGTGCACCGTTCGACGAGCGCAATCTCTCGCAGCTTCCGCTGTTCACCGAGGACCGGATGGTCGCGCTGCCCGCCGGGCACCCCCTCGCGGTCCGGCACTCGCTTCCGGTGGCCGAACTGGCCGACCTGCATCTGCTCGAGGCTCCCGAGCTCGTGCCCGAGTGGAGGGCTGTCGCGACCGAGTTCCGCAGCGGCGCTCCGGTGCAGCGACGAGCGATCGGCAGCATGGAGGAGAAGCTTGAACACGTGGCCGCGGAGCGCGGAATCGCCATCATCCCGCGCTCGACCGCGCTCTACTACGTCCGCGCGGACGTCGTCTACGTACACGTCCCGGACGTTGCACCCAGTCGAGTGGTGCTCGTCTGGGCGAAGGGCCGCAGACGCGAGGACATCGAGGATTTCACGCAGATCGCCCGGGCCGCGGTAACACCGCCCACAGCCGCCGACCCCGCACCATAGGCCTCACCCTGACCGCGCCGCGGCGACGACATCGGACATGCTGAGCAGAAATCGGCGTACGGTCGCCAACTCGGCCTCGTCGAACGACGTCATCGCGGTGACCATCGCCGCGATCAGCGGCCCGAAGAACGACCAGCCGAGCTCGACGGCTTGATCCTCGACGACGAGGATCACCCGGCGCCGGTCGGCGGTGTCCCGCACCCGCCGGATGTGGCCGAGCCGTTCCATCCGATCGACGAGCGCCGTGATCGACGCGGAGTTCAGGCCCAGTTGCTCGCCCAGCCAGCCCGGAGTCGCCGTGATGCCGGATCGGCCGGCGTCCAGCAGGTGGATCAGCGCGCGCAGGTCCGTGGTGTGCAGCCGGTGCAGGTGGGCGAACTCCGCCCCGAAGAGGTCGAGTTCGACCGTGAGGCCGCGCAGCAGATGGACCAGCCCGGTCGCCGGGTCCTCATCCTGCCTACCCGGGTTCACCGCATCACCCCTCCGAGGTAATATCTCGACCATCGAGATTATCGACGACCGTGATAATACCGTGACGGGAGAGACCAATGGCCGACGATTCGCCGTCGGGTTCCACCGCGACGCACACCTTCGCCACGACACCGGCCGGGACCGCGTTCTTCGCGGCCTACGACGCGGTCCTCGGGCAGTGGCCGGTCGCCGTCGAGTCGCGCGACGTGCCCTCGCCCTACGGCAGCACCCACGTGCAGATCGCCGGCCCGGCGGACGGGGTGCCGTTGGTCCTGCTCTCCGGCGCCGGCTCGACCTCCACCGTCTGGTTCGGCAACGTCGCGGACCTGACCCGCAGGCACCGGGTCTACGCCGTCGACACGATCGGGGACGCCGGGCGGAGCATGCACGACGGCCGGCCCATCCGCCGGCTCGCGGACCTGATGGACTGGCTCGACGGGCTGTTCGACGGCCTCGGCCTCGCCCACGCGGACCTGTGCGGGCACTCCTACGGCGGCTACCTCGCGCTCAACTACGTTCTGCATGCGCCGCACCACATCGGCCGGCTGGCGTTGCTCGACCCCAACCAGTGCTTCGCCGGGACCAGCCTGCGATACCTCCTGCGGGCCGTGCCGCTGCTGGTCCGGCCGACGGCCGCCCGCGAGCGCTCGTTCGTCGAGTGGGAGACCGGTGGTCTGCCGGTGGACCCGGCATGGCTCAGGCTCGCCTCGCTCGGGGCGGCCGACTTCCCCAAGTCCAAGGTGGTCATGGCCCGGCGGCCGGCAGCAGGGCGGTTGCGCGATTGCACCGTGCCGACGCTGGTGCTGCTCGCCGGCCGGAGCAGGACGCACGACGTCGGCAAGGTGGCGGCCAACGCCGTACGGTTGCTGCCGGACGTCGTCACCGACACCCTCCCGGCGGCCTCACACCACTCGCTTCCGGAGG
Proteins encoded:
- a CDS encoding SDR family oxidoreductase yields the protein MSISGSRVLIVGGTSGIGLAVATAVVERGATPIVASRRPASVDTALAALPEKAEGATVDLTDEASVMALVQQHAPLDHVVYTAGEPLELVPLRDLTPDIVRSFFETRFLGAIAVVRAVAPLLRAGASITLTSGTAGDRPGAGWALGASVCGAMSALTRALAVELAPVRVNAVAPGVVRSPLWAGMSEQDRAAMYDDVAAATPLGRVAEVEDVALAYVYAMQQVHGTGIVITVDGGTVLA
- a CDS encoding LysR family transcriptional regulator: MPSDLDVRKLRYFVAVAETGNLTRAAEQLHIAQPVLTRQIRALEAELHATLFTRSARGTDLTAAGRQLLEDARPVLQAAIALQRRVRIAERGTSRFTIGFMPGLVVTTAARRFRERHPGMDIDVLRTSWADQTDVVHDGRVDVSFVRAPFDERNLSQLPLFTEDRMVALPAGHPLAVRHSLPVAELADLHLLEAPELVPEWRAVATEFRSGAPVQRRAIGSMEEKLEHVAAERGIAIIPRSTALYYVRADVVYVHVPDVAPSRVVLVWAKGRRREDIEDFTQIARAAVTPPTAADPAP
- a CDS encoding MarR family transcriptional regulator produces the protein MNPGRQDEDPATGLVHLLRGLTVELDLFGAEFAHLHRLHTTDLRALIHLLDAGRSGITATPGWLGEQLGLNSASITALVDRMERLGHIRRVRDTADRRRVILVVEDQAVELGWSFFGPLIAAMVTAMTSFDEAELATVRRFLLSMSDVVAAARSG
- a CDS encoding alpha/beta hydrolase encodes the protein MADDSPSGSTATHTFATTPAGTAFFAAYDAVLGQWPVAVESRDVPSPYGSTHVQIAGPADGVPLVLLSGAGSTSTVWFGNVADLTRRHRVYAVDTIGDAGRSMHDGRPIRRLADLMDWLDGLFDGLGLAHADLCGHSYGGYLALNYVLHAPHHIGRLALLDPNQCFAGTSLRYLLRAVPLLVRPTAARERSFVEWETGGLPVDPAWLRLASLGAADFPKSKVVMARRPAAGRLRDCTVPTLVLLAGRSRTHDVGKVAANAVRLLPDVVTDTLPAASHHSLPEVDAAPLNRVLVDFLGG